GAAAGATAATGATTAGCCTTTAGACAGTATGGGGAGTAGTGGGGTGGGGAAGGTAGGGAGGAATGTTATATTGGTCCttctgtttttgaagaggatcatgacatcagggaaatgatgacatgacttgcagctgactttgatttgagtgtgGGAGCactgtgcaaaatcaccaacctcactttctcctccagagccatctgtgtccagtggccagatatttattcatcaggaagacttgagatggcccaggatgcagtgggagaccctggccctttatagggtaaggtcttttcaggttcttactttgagtgaggtgatgcccattcaatgaataggcctctgtaagaagtgaatcaagggatgacccctttaattaaaaaaaaagaaagaaagaaagaaagaactgtgaGGGGAAGATCCTCTGGATTGCTGATCAAAAGAGGAACAGTTACATTGCTGTTTACTCTGAGCCAAGGGGGCCCAAAGCTTGGGCAGGGAGCTATTGTGGTCTAATCTGTGAGTTCctgagtgaaatgggtttaaggtttggtctttgaaaagagagagagagagagagagagagagagagagagagagagagagagagagagagaggagggagaggtagagagggaggggaagatgatgatctgagttacccaactagctgggtTCCCATTCGGGGAGCTcagtcctccctcattcaaatcaaagtcaactgcaagtcatgtcatcattctcctgatgttatggtcctctgaAAACACAGCCTGGAGGAATGACTAGAGATTAAGAAACTAAGGTTAATTATGGAGGAGAGGGTCCATCAAGGAGACTAGCCTAGATAACTGGagacaagaggaaaagaagagaataggCAATTACATAGCACATAAGATGTGCCAAgaactatgttaagcactttacaaatatctcatctaatcttcacaacaaccctggaaagtaggaggtaggtactattatcatccccattacagttgaggaaactgaggcaaacagtgctacagtgacttgctcagggttacacaggtagtaagtatctaaagctggatttgaactgagttcttcctgactcatgcagacccaatgctctatccactgagccacctagttgcctaaagTTTCATCTAGCTTTAGATTCTGTCATCTAATAATAACAAAAGTTCAAACTTCTATGATGTTTGGAAGTTGACAAAGACCTCTACTCAAAGCAAGCCATTTTACAGGTTGGGGAAGAAATATAAGACTTTAAAAGGTTAAGTAAATTCCCAGCTAATTAGTTTtgaagctggaatttgaacctgacTTCTGACTTCAAGACCACTATACTTTCCACCCTTTATACCACTACTCTCTGGGCTCTCCCTACCAGATAAACAATTAGAGACAAGTTGCAACTGCAGTTGGGGAGGACATTTTAGATCATGGGAGGGTCATAACTGGCCAGGGACAGAACTGAGCTTAAGGGATCCTTCTTTGAAAGTAATTGTGGTTGTTTAACCAACTCCTTTTGCTATCTTGTCAGTTCTATGCCTTCTCCTGCCTCTGAGGACAACTCCCTGGGACCAGGGACTGAAGCATGGCCagccaagaagaagaagaaaaagaagaagcatCTGGAAGCCAGTATCCAGACCCTCACCCAAGCTGGGCATGGGGCTCTGAGGGATGGCCGAAATGATGAAGCCCTAGCTAGTTTTCATCGAGCCTTTCTTTTGGCCTTGGAGGCCCAGGGAGACAGGGGCACCAGGGTCCTCCGTGCCTGCGCCTTCAATCTTGGAGCAGCCTATGTGGAGACTGGAGACCCTGCACGTGGTCTCCAGATATTTCTCTGGGCTAAGCCAGAGGAAAAGACCAAGGGCGCTTGCCATGGTGACCAGTGCTTCAATGTAGCCTTGGCCTACCATGCCTTGGGTGATTTGTCTCAAGCCTTGGCATGGTACCATAAGGCCTTGGGCCACTATCAGCCCCAAGGAGACCAAGGGGGAACCCAGGAGAAGATGGCAGCCTGCTACCAGGCTCTGGGGCACCCAGGGCAAGCAGCCCACTGCTTTCAGGAAGCAGGCCAGGCTTATGCCCGGGCAGGGAGACCCTGGGCTGCAGCCCTGGCACTGGGAGCCGCCGGTGAATGCATGCTAAAGAGCAGGCATCACAAGGTGGGAGAAGTGGTCCAGGTGCTAGAGGAGAGCCGGAGGCTGGCAGAGAAGAGTACCAGTCGAGGGCTCCTAGGTGAGACATGGGGGCAAAAGGCAGCACTCTCATTAATGTTACAGCTGAGGCAAAAATATAGAATTGTGCCCACCATTCTCCTGGTTTGCTCTGTGTGGAATAATAggtgtatattttgtatatcatTCTATACCTCTCAGTTTTGTATGCCCAAGGCAAGTACCTCACACCCATAGTACAAGAGTCAAAGGAGCTGAGTTCAGGTCCTAGCTAAAcactactgtgtgaccttgggcaagtcacagaacttctctgggcctgtttccttatctggaaaatgaaggtattggacgAAATAGTCCTTTccatctgagattctgtgatactATAAACCTATGAAACTTGCTTCACACTTAGTAAGGTTATGGGAAAAACtgagggggaaaagggggcaaAGGGCAGAGGCTGATGATGTgcactatataactatatatatatacatatataggcactatatatgtgttatatatagcTATGTATATGCACTATATACACTGCAGCTGTCAATCATTCTGCTTGGTTGGGTCCCAGCTTGACTCCCAGTGACCTTGACCTCGGCTGTCCCTGGCCCCCTAGGGAAGCTTTACAATGACATCGGCCTGAGCTATTCCCAACTTCATCTGTTCCCGTTGGCGGCTGAGATCTTCCTTCAGGCTCTACCTCTGTGTCTGGAGCCAGGAGCCAAGGCTGTTGTTCTCTGGAATCTTGGTGCTGCCCACAATGCCCTGGGGAACTTCCAGGAGGCACAAGTGCTCCACGAGAAAGCTGCTGCCCTGTATGGTGGGTACCTGGGGCTCAAGCCCAGGCTGACcagcggggggagggggagggcacaGGGCTGGGATTGGGTTAGGGGCAGAGGAGGAGGCAGGCAGGATGTAACAGGGCCTTATAGGCCCATAGGCACAGGACAAAGAGTCTGAGGATACAGAATTTTGAGCATGGGGCCCACAGGCAAAAGTCATAGGATTCGAATCCTGGCTCTTTTCCTTGTTTGACCTTCAACAAAGTGATCTCCCTTCTCcaggcctctgttttctcatctataaaataagttaataattactaaataaaactaacatttatttaagttcctcctatgtgccaagcactttacaaagattacttcattgatcatcacaacaaccctgagaggcaggtactattactattatggtgaccattctacagttgaggtaactgaagcaaacagagatttaagtgacttgtccaaggtcatacagctaggaagtatctcaagctggatttgaactctggtctatCCTGGCTGCAGACCTAGTAGTACCCTATCCACCACACCCTCTAGCTTGTCCCCAAGTGAGAGAATTGATATCAAAGGttccttgtagctctaaatcctatggggATTCACAGAATAGTAGAACTTTCAAGCACATTAGAAATCACATATCAATCTGCTCATTTTatggttaaggaaactgaggcatagaaaaggGGAGTGACTCACAGTCAAGactcaaggttacacaactagtgaTAGAGTCAGAACTAAAGCCTGGTTCTTCTGAGTCCCAGGCTCTTGTCCTTTGCTCTGTATCACACTTCCTTTTCTGTAGACTCAGAGCTGGGGACAGGATGGTGACACCACATTGGGGGAGCAGGAGGGCGTGGTGGAGAAGGCTATACTTCAAGACTGCTGAGTCCTCTCCCTGGGCtttaagggagggaggagaagaatccAGGTACTCATGCCAGCCAGCACTATACTCTGTGGCTGGTGATCTGTTGGCAGGCTCCACTGGGCAGCGGCAGGAGCAGGGCGAGTGCTTTGGGGGCTTGGCATTTGCCCTGAGTCAGTTGGGGGAACATGAGGCTGCCAGGGACAACTACCTTCATGCCCTCCAGGCTGCACAGGATGCTGGTAAGGGGGTTTCTCTTGTGTTGGTGCTTGGGGTGGACTTCCTTTTGCTTCAGGGGGAGACTTTAAAGCCTTACTGATGGAGAGGGGGGCTACTGAATGTTTGAAGAGCCTCCTGGTTGGGACAGGGTGGAATTACTTGGCTGTCAGGGAGGCTGATGACAGTATCAGAGACCAGATATTTTTATTAGATCAATTTATCCTTTCTCCCAAATGTTGGAGGCAGGGTAGGTGAAGAATGGGGATGGGTCCATGGAGCTAGGTATGGAAGGTACAGTCTCCTCTCCCTGAAGTTTTATTCTCTATTCCCAAGGTGGGAAACGTTGAAGAAGTATGTGTGTAGGAAGTATGGTGGGAATCTCCATAAGTTTTCCTTTCCCAGGGGATGTGAAGGGACAATGGCGAGCTTTGGAGGGCCTGGGGGCTGCAGCTGCCTGTCTGGGGCAGCCTGATCAGGCTGTGAGGCACTACAAGGAAGCACTGGCTTTACTGGTCCAGTGCCAGGTAAGAATGCTAACCTTTCCTGGCCTCTCCTACTTCACCCTTCCCTCTTCTGGGAAGCCTGCTTTGAAATCACACCTGACTTCAATTCCCCAGGGctg
The DNA window shown above is from Notamacropus eugenii isolate mMacEug1 chromosome 2, mMacEug1.pri_v2, whole genome shotgun sequence and carries:
- the TTC24 gene encoding tetratricopeptide repeat protein 24 isoform X1; protein product: MPSPASEDNSLGPGTEAWPAKKKKKKKKHLEASIQTLTQAGHGALRDGRNDEALASFHRAFLLALEAQGDRGTRVLRACAFNLGAAYVETGDPARGLQIFLWAKPEEKTKGACHGDQCFNVALAYHALGDLSQALAWYHKALGHYQPQGDQGGTQEKMAACYQALGHPGQAAHCFQEAGQAYARAGRPWAAALALGAAGECMLKSRHHKVGEVVQVLEESRRLAEKSTSRGLLGKLYNDIGLSYSQLHLFPLAAEIFLQALPLCLEPGAKAVVLWNLGAAHNALGNFQEAQVLHEKAAALYGSTGQRQEQGECFGGLAFALSQLGEHEAARDNYLHALQAAQDAGDVKGQWRALEGLGAAAACLGQPDQAVRHYKEALALLVQCQKEPHSVRERLVAKLADSMRNHLTLRGLDPGPSLPLTCMRPQAISRASSSKPSYQFPVGQVVDPIQYRSAAAWEEEEEVTVNLPMTSPKWRLDHLRPLSVHQSGVLKDPSILASDGPQANSNCHNPWPATVRHESACPLHHRPPRKSGKKDSAESGDQNLKTTGPRWHHALGRSPEGRPATLSRNARRRPTKSSFCMVT
- the TTC24 gene encoding tetratricopeptide repeat protein 24 isoform X2, whose translation is MPSPASEDNSLGPGTEAWPAKKKKKKKKHLEASIQTLTQAGHGALRDGRNDEALASFHRAFLLALEAQGDRGTRVLRACAFNLGAAYVETGDPARGLQIFLWAKPEEKTKGACHGDQCFNVALAYHALGDLSQALAWYHKALGHYQPQGDQGGTQEKMAACYQALGHPGQAAHCFQEAGQAYARAGRPWAAALALGAAGECMLKSRHHKVGEVVQVLEESRRLAEKSTSRGLLGKLYNDIGLSYSQLHLFPLAAEIFLQALPLCLEPGAKAVVLWNLGAAHNALGNFQEAQVLHEKAAALYGSTGQRQEQGECFGGLAFALSQLGEHEAARDNYLHALQAAQDAGDVKGQWRALEGLGAAAACLGQPDQAVRHYKEALALLVQCQPLTCMRPQAISRASSSKPSYQFPVGQVVDPIQYRSAAAWEEEEEVTVNLPMTSPKWRLDHLRPLSVHQSGVLKDPSILASDGPQANSNCHNPWPATVRHESACPLHHRPPRKSGKKDSAESGDQNLKTTGPRWHHALGRSPEGRPATLSRNARRRPTKSSFCMVT